A single region of the Thermoanaerobacterium aotearoense genome encodes:
- a CDS encoding HEAT repeat domain-containing protein: MMAVNWRALLQENRDLFFNIHNEEIREGKGYLGAAANAEKIELAKEQVFEYYISDVNARLVYEKTLKLGAINEKDANLIEVEIIDLFKSILEEGQNPIEMFLYCTKALNLNNRNIYQSILRILVSVCNLSKAGRDALISVLKNWSWDLQMKIAIEVIRTIKEKSAFDTLLLLFDNESLKIEAAECLLDMGDERCIRPILNMVNKFNGFSVNERNVAFRLIDRLSRFGEAALSEILKCYMNNENKSLNTVYSNVISRSKEMTVESLSKMLYNDEYNQKAAITLGKMRIESATDRLIEALESPLIEDKMNIIIGLGYTKDKKAVKYLMNMLGNENLKSDVKACIITSLANLEAFEAKDIIKKYMNDKELRINTMSALVQLGELKYLGGLFEYLISSSNSYNDISCAIKELKRLKGFKDSKISKEITNGVKYLIRNNDGFACLNALRILDTNIDDSMAEELILKLKTTKKEEIQYTIYKILGKNTGLLSNIINERIFIDASFNDSTRIRYLAQKIIERNYKGKDKLIKA, translated from the coding sequence ATGATGGCTGTTAATTGGAGAGCTTTGCTTCAAGAAAACAGAGATTTGTTTTTTAATATACACAATGAAGAAATTAGGGAAGGCAAAGGATATTTAGGAGCGGCTGCAAATGCTGAAAAAATAGAATTGGCTAAAGAACAAGTTTTTGAATACTATATATCTGATGTAAATGCGCGGCTTGTCTATGAAAAGACGCTTAAATTAGGCGCAATAAATGAAAAAGATGCGAATTTAATAGAGGTTGAAATCATAGATCTTTTTAAAAGCATATTAGAAGAAGGGCAGAACCCTATAGAAATGTTTTTGTACTGTACGAAAGCATTGAATTTAAACAATAGAAATATTTACCAATCTATATTAAGGATCTTAGTATCGGTGTGCAATTTAAGCAAGGCAGGGAGAGATGCTCTTATCAGCGTGCTTAAGAATTGGTCATGGGATCTTCAGATGAAAATAGCAATAGAAGTCATCAGGACTATTAAAGAAAAGTCTGCTTTTGACACGCTTTTACTTCTATTTGACAATGAAAGTTTGAAAATCGAAGCTGCGGAATGCCTTTTAGATATGGGTGACGAAAGGTGTATAAGGCCTATTTTAAATATGGTGAACAAGTTCAACGGTTTTAGTGTGAATGAGAGAAACGTGGCATTTAGGCTTATAGATAGGCTTTCTCGATTTGGAGAAGCTGCTCTGTCTGAAATTTTGAAGTGCTACATGAACAATGAGAATAAAAGCCTCAATACAGTCTACTCAAATGTCATATCCCGATCAAAGGAGATGACAGTAGAAAGCTTGTCGAAGATGCTTTACAATGATGAGTACAATCAAAAAGCTGCTATAACATTAGGAAAGATGAGGATTGAAAGTGCGACAGATAGACTCATCGAGGCGTTGGAATCTCCTTTGATAGAAGATAAAATGAACATCATCATAGGTTTAGGATACACAAAGGATAAAAAGGCTGTAAAGTATTTGATGAATATGCTGGGGAATGAAAACTTAAAAAGCGATGTTAAGGCTTGCATCATAACATCGCTGGCCAATTTAGAGGCTTTTGAGGCAAAAGATATAATAAAAAAGTACATGAACGATAAAGAGCTTAGAATAAATACTATGTCTGCATTAGTGCAGTTAGGAGAGTTAAAATACTTGGGAGGATTATTTGAGTATTTAATATCTTCAAGTAATTCTTACAACGATATATCATGCGCAATCAAAGAGCTTAAAAGGCTTAAAGGATTTAAGGACAGCAAGATAAGCAAGGAAATAACCAATGGAGTTAAGTATTTAATAAGAAATAATGATGGATTTGCATGTTTAAACGCATTAAGGATTTTGGACACCAACATTGATGACAGCATGGCTGAAGAATTGATTTTAAAACTTAAGACAACTAAGAAAGAAGAGATTCAATACACTATTTACAAAATTTTAGGCAAGAATACAGGTTTATTAAGCAACATCATAAATGAAAGAATTTTTATTGATGCGTCGTTTAACGATAGCACCAGAATCAGATATCTTGCGCAAAAGATTATTGAGAGGAATTACAAAGGAAAAGATAAACTTATAAAAGCATGA
- a CDS encoding acyl-CoA dehydratase activase, giving the protein MDAYMGIDVGSVSTDVALIDANNEVIDYVYIRTQGQPIKAVQKALMELRDRLDGDVNVKGVGTTGSGRQLTGLMVGADIVKNEITAHAIASSSLIPDVHTIFEIGGQDSKIIILRDGIVVDFAMNTVCAAGTGSFLDQQAYRLNIPIERFGDLALESKNPVRIAGRCGVFAESDMIHKQQMGYPLNDIINGLCEALVRNYLNNVGKGKDIKEPIVFQGGVAANKGIKAAFEKALGMKVYVPKYYGVMGAIGAAILAKEAVKKKGYTQFNGFEIADFEYKAQGFICSGCSNNCEVVEFIKSEEVVSRWGDRCGKWSNSTNKNIFSQSVS; this is encoded by the coding sequence ATGGATGCATACATGGGAATTGACGTCGGATCTGTCAGTACAGATGTGGCTCTGATTGACGCAAACAATGAGGTGATTGATTATGTTTATATTAGGACACAAGGACAGCCGATTAAAGCGGTTCAAAAGGCTTTGATGGAACTTAGAGACAGGCTTGATGGCGATGTAAATGTAAAAGGAGTAGGCACGACTGGAAGTGGAAGACAATTGACAGGTCTCATGGTAGGTGCAGATATCGTCAAGAATGAGATTACTGCACATGCAATTGCATCATCCAGCTTGATACCTGATGTCCATACGATTTTTGAGATAGGTGGTCAAGATTCTAAGATAATTATTTTAAGGGATGGGATTGTAGTTGATTTTGCCATGAATACTGTTTGTGCTGCAGGGACAGGTTCGTTTCTGGATCAGCAGGCGTACAGGCTTAACATACCGATAGAAAGATTTGGAGATTTGGCGTTGGAGTCAAAAAATCCTGTAAGGATAGCAGGCAGATGTGGAGTGTTTGCGGAGTCTGATATGATACATAAGCAACAGATGGGATATCCCCTTAACGATATAATAAACGGTTTGTGTGAAGCGTTGGTTAGAAATTATTTAAACAATGTAGGGAAAGGCAAGGACATAAAAGAGCCGATTGTATTTCAAGGAGGTGTAGCGGCCAATAAAGGCATAAAGGCTGCATTTGAAAAAGCCTTAGGTATGAAAGTATACGTACCAAAGTATTATGGAGTGATGGGCGCAATAGGTGCTGCGATACTTGCTAAAGAAGCTGTAAAGAAAAAAGGATATACGCAGTTTAATGGGTTTGAAATTGCCGATTTTGAATATAAAGCACAAGGATTTATATGCTCTGGCTGCTCAAACAATTGTGAAGTTGTGGAGTTTATAAAAAGCGAAGAAGTCGTATCACGTTGGGGAGACAGGTGTGGCAAATGGTCAAATTCAACAAACAAAAATATCTTTTCACAAAGTGTATCATGA
- a CDS encoding MBL fold metallo-hydrolase, which produces MKQIYDHIVSEYDIKLKKYVEERRYMDAYKYIFRQKNLVSGLDRNIYLYLILWQVKVEIYLGIIEDAKEHFLNIFDNIILSKNNIPLFIECVLLLDMFELSLKKDGIYDQLMNYDEENNWINLYIFILSFKNKSRNYSIEDELLYMAEKNTDRFFQSLIHTVLAEAYKDEDDVRWHIELRKAYELNHDNLRMIRLMIQWGVKGDDELRKAKYFRYFPENEFILKKYYQLYSDVAREGRDFNLFKFNLLEGGGTGGSSYLITYDGVNVLLDCGINFKDDNVYYDNLKKIGIDIKDIDLLVITHCHLDHCGGIVNLIKSGLSCPVIMSYETKYILNGFFSKNSNMQDLNLNDADYKLLSKINSMTLTDCLFDESVKGRKVLVKLMPSGHILGACGVYVEIDGFSVFYTGDFTVKDVETNSGLTIPDGMHADVLITEATFGYTSSFSVYDKAIQDKFILEVIGELANRGIGFIPAFAVGKAQDLLILMKKNFEYMPYNVYVDGALSYITMLYEKVMGPIYGNGVLNANDIKLYDSKREFIRKEISLGNCLVMTSSDNLAEGSTSFVYGRELISFDNAILLNISNNIKKPISMLQENIPIINHGILQDILEVFLKLTPKKVYIVHRGAKTNNTFNIEEILNWFDDVDVMAP; this is translated from the coding sequence GTGAAGCAGATTTACGACCATATAGTTTCTGAATACGATATCAAGCTTAAAAAATACGTAGAAGAAAGGAGATACATGGATGCGTATAAATACATTTTCAGACAAAAGAATCTTGTCAGCGGTCTTGATAGAAATATTTACTTATACTTAATTTTATGGCAAGTTAAAGTTGAAATTTATCTCGGTATTATTGAAGATGCGAAAGAGCACTTTTTGAACATTTTTGATAATATTATTTTATCTAAGAATAACATACCATTATTTATTGAATGCGTGTTATTGCTGGACATGTTTGAATTGTCGCTAAAGAAAGATGGCATATATGATCAATTGATGAACTACGATGAAGAAAATAATTGGATAAATTTATATATTTTTATATTAAGTTTTAAAAATAAAAGCAGGAATTATTCAATTGAGGACGAACTACTATATATGGCAGAAAAAAATACTGACAGATTTTTTCAGTCGTTAATACATACCGTATTAGCGGAGGCATATAAAGATGAGGATGATGTAAGATGGCATATTGAATTGAGGAAGGCTTATGAGCTTAATCACGATAATTTGAGAATGATTAGGCTTATGATACAATGGGGCGTTAAAGGAGATGATGAGCTTAGAAAGGCTAAATATTTCAGGTATTTCCCTGAAAATGAATTTATTTTAAAAAAGTATTACCAGCTTTACAGCGACGTAGCTCGTGAAGGGCGCGATTTTAATCTGTTTAAATTTAATTTATTAGAAGGTGGTGGTACAGGTGGCAGTAGTTACTTGATAACTTACGATGGTGTCAATGTATTATTAGATTGTGGCATTAACTTTAAAGATGATAACGTATATTACGATAATTTAAAAAAAATTGGCATTGATATTAAAGATATTGATTTACTCGTTATTACCCATTGCCATCTTGATCATTGTGGAGGCATTGTAAACCTTATAAAAAGTGGATTAAGTTGCCCTGTGATTATGTCTTATGAGACAAAGTATATATTGAACGGATTTTTTTCTAAAAACAGCAATATGCAGGATTTAAACCTAAATGATGCTGACTATAAGTTGCTGAGCAAAATAAACAGCATGACATTGACTGATTGCCTTTTTGACGAATCTGTGAAAGGCAGAAAAGTCTTAGTGAAGCTTATGCCGTCTGGGCATATATTGGGAGCTTGCGGAGTTTATGTAGAAATCGATGGCTTTTCGGTGTTTTATACAGGTGATTTTACTGTAAAAGATGTTGAGACAAACAGTGGACTTACAATTCCGGACGGAATGCACGCCGATGTGCTGATTACTGAGGCTACGTTTGGATATACGTCCAGCTTTAGTGTATACGATAAGGCAATTCAAGATAAGTTTATTTTGGAAGTGATAGGAGAATTAGCTAATCGCGGCATTGGCTTTATACCTGCATTCGCTGTTGGAAAAGCTCAAGATCTATTGATTCTTATGAAGAAAAACTTTGAATACATGCCGTACAATGTGTATGTCGATGGAGCATTATCGTATATAACCATGTTATATGAAAAGGTAATGGGCCCCATTTACGGAAATGGCGTGTTAAATGCAAACGACATAAAACTGTATGATAGCAAAAGGGAATTCATAAGAAAGGAAATATCGTTGGGAAATTGTCTTGTAATGACAAGCTCGGACAATCTCGCCGAAGGCAGCACTTCTTTTGTGTACGGGCGGGAGTTGATATCATTTGACAATGCGATTTTGCTTAACATAAGCAACAACATAAAGAAACCTATATCTATGTTGCAGGAGAATATTCCTATTATCAATCATGGAATATTGCAGGATATTTTAGAAGTGTTTTTGAAATTGACGCCTAAAAAGGTTTATATTGTTCACAGAGGAGCAAAGACAAATAATACATTTAATATCGAGGAGATTTTAAATTGGTTTGATGATGTAGACGTTATGGCTCCGTAG
- a CDS encoding TIGR01906 family membrane protein has product MKVTNKTVSIIMTVLLFLIVLLSNLQYLAFNLNFYINEFDKYGVKYVTGMDKSQLSKVALRIQDYLYGKSESLQIDAVIDGRNQKVFDERELEHMKDVRNLFKNGFLLRNLMIIIYILAFLFLYFRKEDVFYHTYRGMLFVILFLLVTGAIVSLDFNKWFIYFHHIFFDNNLWQLDVARDRLIQMLPEGFFSDISYLTFRNSIITYIIIGFVSFLLKGKKDSKIGL; this is encoded by the coding sequence ATGAAAGTTACAAATAAAACTGTATCTATAATTATGACTGTACTTTTATTTTTGATTGTCTTACTTTCAAATTTGCAGTACTTGGCGTTTAATTTGAATTTCTACATCAATGAATTTGACAAATACGGTGTTAAGTACGTTACAGGCATGGATAAATCGCAATTAAGCAAAGTTGCATTAAGAATTCAAGATTATCTTTATGGAAAATCTGAAAGCCTTCAAATAGACGCTGTAATAGATGGACGAAATCAGAAAGTATTTGACGAGAGAGAATTAGAACACATGAAGGATGTCAGAAATCTTTTTAAGAATGGCTTTTTGTTGAGAAACTTAATGATTATCATTTATATTTTGGCTTTTTTGTTTTTGTATTTTAGAAAAGAGGATGTATTTTATCATACATACCGAGGTATGCTTTTTGTGATATTGTTTTTACTTGTTACAGGGGCTATAGTTTCATTAGATTTTAATAAATGGTTTATATATTTTCACCACATTTTTTTTGACAATAATTTATGGCAATTAGATGTTGCTCGAGATAGGTTAATTCAGATGTTGCCAGAAGGCTTTTTCAGTGACATATCTTACTTGACTTTCCGGAATTCAATCATTACATACATTATCATTGGATTTGTATCTTTTCTATTAAAAGGGAAGAAAGACAGTAAAATAGGCCTCTAA
- a CDS encoding ATP-dependent metallopeptidase FtsH/Yme1/Tma family protein yields the protein MKKNLYIILLTLSLLINIILGILHSKNGNSALIIISMLTLLLIGYMLYKNKASEMLPVNLKNEFPPKEKESSKKVNITFRDVAGLDEVIDELKIIIDFINNTEKYDRMGAKIPKGILFYGPPGTGKTLLATALAGETNSTFISASGSEFVEKYVGVGASRIRALFARAKKSTPSIIFIDEIDAVGSKRNNDNNSEKDQTLNQLLVEMDGFNSNDGIIVIGATNRLDMLDEALLRPGRFDRTIHIGNPNVKARLEILKVHTRNKPLDSDISLDEIAKKTHGMTGAHLSSICNEAAILAVIRHKQRIGREEFDEAIERVVAGLQKKNPEVLEKERKIAAHHEAGHAIIGKILNSSTVEKISIVPRGEALGYVLNFPKDDAFLMTKTDLKNKITMLLGGRAAEEIMFNEVSTGAENDLKEATNISYQMVCNYGMSELGHRIYDIRMTKTTDKIDAEVNKIINSCYTNAKKILLEKKDKIILIAERLLTNETITREEIDELMKDEKQMCI from the coding sequence ATGAAAAAAAACTTATATATAATATTATTGACACTATCACTGTTAATAAACATTATTTTAGGCATATTGCATAGCAAAAATGGAAATTCAGCGCTTATAATAATTTCCATGTTGACTCTCTTGCTTATAGGGTACATGCTATACAAAAACAAAGCATCTGAAATGCTGCCTGTAAACCTAAAAAATGAATTCCCACCTAAAGAGAAGGAATCCAGCAAAAAGGTCAACATTACGTTCAGAGATGTAGCAGGACTTGACGAAGTAATTGACGAGCTTAAAATCATCATCGATTTTATAAACAACACTGAAAAGTACGACAGGATGGGTGCTAAAATACCAAAGGGAATACTTTTTTATGGTCCACCAGGTACAGGCAAAACCTTGCTGGCAACCGCTTTAGCAGGTGAAACAAATTCCACATTCATATCTGCATCAGGTTCAGAATTTGTTGAAAAATACGTAGGCGTCGGAGCCAGCCGCATCAGAGCGCTATTTGCAAGAGCTAAAAAATCAACACCAAGCATTATCTTCATAGACGAGATCGATGCAGTTGGAAGCAAGCGAAATAACGACAACAATTCTGAAAAAGATCAAACATTGAATCAGCTATTGGTGGAAATGGATGGGTTCAACAGCAATGACGGGATAATTGTAATAGGTGCTACAAACAGGCTGGATATGTTGGATGAAGCTCTTTTAAGGCCTGGAAGGTTTGACAGGACTATTCACATAGGAAATCCAAACGTAAAAGCCAGATTAGAAATATTAAAAGTACATACGAGGAATAAGCCTTTAGACAGTGACATATCGTTAGATGAAATTGCTAAAAAAACCCACGGTATGACAGGAGCACACTTATCGTCTATATGCAATGAAGCTGCCATCCTCGCTGTAATAAGGCACAAGCAGAGAATAGGAAGAGAAGAATTTGATGAAGCGATAGAAAGGGTCGTCGCAGGCCTTCAAAAGAAAAATCCAGAAGTATTGGAGAAAGAGCGCAAAATTGCGGCACACCATGAAGCTGGTCATGCCATAATCGGAAAAATATTAAACTCCAGCACAGTAGAGAAAATATCCATCGTGCCACGAGGGGAAGCCTTAGGATATGTCTTAAACTTTCCAAAGGACGATGCTTTCTTGATGACAAAGACAGATTTAAAAAACAAGATAACCATGTTATTAGGTGGTCGTGCCGCTGAGGAGATAATGTTTAATGAAGTATCAACCGGTGCAGAAAACGACCTAAAAGAAGCTACGAATATTTCATATCAAATGGTTTGCAATTACGGCATGAGCGAATTAGGCCACAGGATATATGACATTAGAATGACAAAAACAACCGATAAAATTGACGCTGAAGTAAATAAAATAATCAATAGCTGCTACACTAATGCAAAGAAAATTCTCTTAGAGAAAAAAGACAAGATAATCTTAATAGCGGAAAGATTATTGACTAACGAGACGATAACGAGGGAAGAAATTGACGAATTGATGAAAGACGAAAAGCAAATGTGCATATAA
- a CDS encoding Hsp70 family protein, protein MKPYIGIDLGTTNTVVACADYTEGGNVKIDILDIEQISDRCGSVTAKKTLPSCIYVDDMGYEFIGQLAKNMKNIEYDRVIYNSKNYIGNKNHVWQIGNKKYTPEDVAERILSVAKANVERFYGEKVDGAVITVPASFNHDQIESTKNAAKSAGFLEDRLIFISEPTAALLDLIYEEKLSDKRHAIHDFSKPKKVLVFDLGGGTCDVSIMNVEINGDDYKVEELAISPHTQLGGVDFDICGVLYLLHKYSILNDIDHKRMPHHVDVKRYIFSVLSLEIEKARIMFSSLSSGLTGEEYGDVVYRNSLENFYTGQSFEFEISKKEYDECIKPLLTKGGNLGFNIIDPIIDTLNKANLGKEDIDEVFLVGGMTAYSTVREAIENFFGKKTISYLDPMYSVAKGAALYNYYNENKKKIEKGKIIIYPVVAENIYLDVKNNLPVLLVSQGTKAPYEKVHEGIVKVDNATGIKLDILSGKSIYDPKMKRLKSVQLTFTDIIKPGTPISIKVTFDKNRILHLEAWVTGNFKQKIDVTFDKEVLYDGC, encoded by the coding sequence ATGAAACCATATATTGGCATTGACCTTGGTACTACTAATACAGTTGTAGCGTGTGCTGATTATACAGAAGGTGGCAACGTGAAGATTGATATTTTGGACATAGAACAGATTTCAGATAGATGTGGCAGTGTAACAGCGAAAAAAACGTTGCCATCCTGCATTTATGTGGATGATATGGGGTATGAATTTATAGGCCAATTGGCTAAGAATATGAAAAACATTGAATATGATCGTGTAATATACAATAGCAAAAATTACATTGGGAATAAAAACCATGTATGGCAAATTGGTAACAAAAAATACACTCCAGAAGATGTGGCAGAAAGAATTTTGTCTGTTGCTAAAGCGAACGTTGAAAGATTTTATGGTGAAAAAGTAGATGGTGCTGTTATAACTGTTCCAGCGTCTTTTAACCATGACCAAATTGAATCTACTAAAAATGCAGCTAAATCGGCAGGTTTTTTAGAGGATCGGCTTATCTTTATATCAGAGCCTACAGCGGCATTGTTGGATCTAATTTATGAAGAAAAGTTAAGCGATAAAAGACATGCTATCCACGATTTTAGCAAGCCAAAAAAGGTTTTGGTATTTGATTTAGGCGGAGGTACTTGTGATGTATCCATAATGAATGTGGAAATAAACGGTGATGACTATAAAGTTGAAGAATTGGCAATATCTCCACATACACAGCTTGGGGGTGTTGACTTTGATATATGTGGTGTTTTGTATCTATTGCACAAGTATTCTATTTTAAACGATATTGACCATAAGCGAATGCCGCATCATGTTGATGTAAAGAGATATATATTTAGCGTATTATCTCTGGAGATTGAGAAGGCAAGAATCATGTTTTCGTCTTTAAGCAGTGGGTTAACAGGTGAAGAATACGGTGATGTAGTGTATAGAAATAGCTTAGAAAATTTCTATACTGGGCAGTCATTTGAATTTGAAATAAGTAAAAAAGAATACGATGAGTGCATAAAGCCTTTGCTTACAAAAGGCGGCAATTTAGGATTCAATATAATAGATCCAATAATTGATACTCTAAATAAAGCCAATTTAGGAAAAGAAGATATTGACGAAGTCTTTTTAGTAGGAGGCATGACAGCTTACAGCACTGTTAGGGAAGCGATAGAGAACTTTTTTGGCAAAAAAACTATAAGTTATTTAGATCCTATGTATTCAGTGGCAAAAGGTGCTGCATTGTATAATTATTACAATGAAAACAAAAAGAAAATTGAAAAAGGGAAAATCATCATATATCCTGTAGTTGCCGAGAATATTTACCTTGATGTGAAAAATAATTTGCCGGTTCTATTAGTAAGTCAAGGGACGAAAGCACCCTATGAAAAAGTACATGAAGGCATTGTGAAAGTAGACAATGCTACAGGCATAAAGCTTGACATTTTATCAGGAAAAAGCATTTACGATCCAAAGATGAAAAGGCTTAAATCAGTGCAATTGACGTTTACGGACATTATAAAGCCTGGTACGCCTATTTCTATAAAAGTGACTTTTGACAAAAACAGGATATTGCATTTGGAGGCATGGGTTACCGGAAATTTTAAGCAGAAGATAGATGTCACATTTGATAAAGAGGTGTTGTATGATGGCTGTTAA
- the dhaM gene encoding dihydroxyacetone kinase phosphoryl donor subunit DhaM, which produces MVGIVIVSHSKKVADGLYELADQMTGGKIRIGKSGGTKDGRLGTNVDEIVEEIKKCESGDGVLVLVDLGSSVMSAQMALEFLDGEYAGKVEIADAPLVEGTIAASVEASIGSDILKVKAVAEAAKNLVKI; this is translated from the coding sequence ATGGTAGGTATAGTTATTGTATCTCATTCAAAGAAGGTGGCGGATGGATTGTACGAGTTGGCTGACCAGATGACAGGAGGGAAAATAAGAATAGGCAAGTCTGGCGGCACCAAAGACGGGCGATTGGGTACAAATGTAGACGAAATTGTAGAAGAAATAAAAAAGTGCGAAAGCGGTGATGGCGTTTTAGTATTAGTCGATTTAGGAAGTTCTGTCATGAGTGCTCAAATGGCGTTAGAATTTCTTGATGGAGAATACGCGGGAAAAGTTGAGATAGCAGATGCGCCTCTTGTTGAAGGAACAATTGCTGCAAGTGTAGAGGCTTCCATAGGCAGCGACATATTAAAAGTTAAAGCTGTGGCAGAAGCGGCTAAAAATCTTGTTAAGATTTAA
- the dhaK gene encoding dihydroxyacetone kinase subunit DhaK → MKKLINNPEEVVKEMVTGLLYAYPTYLKKLDNVDVVVRKTSPVEGKVGLVSGGGSGHEPAHAGYVGKGMLDAACLGAVFTSPTPDQIYEAIKAVDGGKGVLLIIKNYTGDVMNFEMAKEMAEMDGIKVSEVIVNDDVAVENSTYTQGRRGIAGTVFVHKIAGAKAEEGAELEEVKEVAEKVIKNLRSMGMAFTPCTVPAAGKPSFTLDEDEIEIGIGIHGEPGTHREKIKSAKEIVAELMDKIVADLPFNDADEVALMVNGLGATPLSELFIANKEVNEYLVGKNINVYKTFVGEYMTSLEMSGFSITLLKLDEELKALLDASADTPAFKQL, encoded by the coding sequence ATGAAAAAACTTATCAACAATCCTGAAGAAGTCGTAAAGGAAATGGTGACAGGACTTCTTTACGCATATCCAACTTACTTGAAAAAGCTTGATAATGTGGATGTTGTGGTAAGAAAAACATCTCCTGTAGAGGGAAAGGTTGGGCTTGTAAGCGGTGGTGGCAGTGGTCATGAGCCTGCACATGCAGGGTATGTAGGCAAAGGCATGTTGGATGCGGCCTGCTTAGGTGCTGTTTTTACGTCGCCAACGCCTGATCAAATCTATGAAGCTATAAAAGCTGTAGATGGCGGAAAAGGTGTTTTGCTTATAATCAAAAACTATACAGGCGATGTAATGAATTTTGAGATGGCAAAAGAGATGGCTGAAATGGATGGTATAAAGGTTTCAGAAGTGATTGTGAATGATGATGTGGCTGTTGAAAACAGCACATATACGCAGGGTAGAAGAGGTATTGCAGGTACTGTTTTCGTCCATAAAATAGCTGGAGCTAAAGCTGAAGAGGGGGCTGAGCTTGAAGAAGTTAAAGAAGTTGCGGAAAAGGTCATAAAGAATTTAAGGTCTATGGGAATGGCATTTACACCATGTACTGTGCCTGCAGCCGGAAAACCTAGTTTTACACTTGATGAAGATGAAATTGAGATAGGAATTGGAATACATGGTGAACCTGGTACACATAGGGAGAAGATAAAAAGTGCAAAAGAGATAGTCGCAGAGCTTATGGACAAAATTGTTGCCGATTTGCCATTTAACGACGCTGATGAAGTGGCATTGATGGTAAATGGACTTGGTGCTACACCTCTTTCAGAGCTTTTCATAGCAAACAAAGAAGTAAATGAATACCTTGTGGGAAAAAATATCAATGTTTATAAAACTTTCGTGGGCGAATACATGACATCGCTTGAAATGAGCGGATTTTCAATAACACTTTTAAAACTCGACGAAGAACTTAAAGCGCTTTTAGACGCATCAGCCGATACACCTGCATTTAAACAATTATAG
- the dhaL gene encoding dihydroxyacetone kinase subunit DhaL, which yields MMLTKSDVTNILDVIIKIIEDNRQYLTDLDAAIGDADHGINLDRGFKAVRDKMTQFLDKDIGTILKNVGMVLVSTVGGASGPLYGTFFMRMGNAVSGKSVLDENDIVAMFEAGLSGIKERGKAQFGDKTMIDAMEPALNELKKALSEGRNLKEAIGAAANAAYNGVLMTKDIAAKKGRASYLGERSIGHQDPGATSAYLMIKTVADYVDKLQQ from the coding sequence TTGATGTTGACAAAAAGTGACGTGACAAACATTTTAGATGTGATAATAAAGATAATTGAAGATAATAGGCAATACCTTACAGATTTGGATGCGGCAATAGGTGATGCTGATCACGGCATAAATCTTGATAGGGGTTTTAAAGCAGTGAGAGATAAAATGACACAATTTTTAGATAAAGACATAGGTACAATACTTAAAAATGTTGGCATGGTTTTAGTTTCTACTGTCGGTGGAGCATCTGGACCACTTTATGGAACATTTTTCATGAGAATGGGAAATGCAGTATCTGGCAAAAGTGTATTAGATGAAAATGACATTGTTGCTATGTTTGAGGCTGGACTTTCAGGGATAAAAGAAAGAGGAAAAGCGCAATTTGGCGATAAAACAATGATAGATGCGATGGAACCTGCGCTAAATGAATTAAAAAAAGCATTAAGCGAGGGGCGCAATTTGAAAGAGGCCATAGGAGCGGCGGCAAATGCTGCATACAATGGTGTCCTAATGACTAAAGACATTGCAGCAAAAAAAGGCAGAGCCAGCTATCTTGGCGAGAGAAGCATCGGACATCAGGATCCTGGAGCGACGTCAGCTTATTTGATGATAAAAACTGTTGCTGACTATGTAGATAAGTTGCAACAATGA